One segment of Parvularcula sp. IMCC14364 DNA contains the following:
- a CDS encoding RES family NAD+ phosphorylase, with translation MALPIWIPDALRSEQSPARKTYWRCVEAQHVVSTLQLVDTLDEQRLLEDILEETKPPVPPECEGLHYLYMTPFRYGLYPNGSRFRRAGPTPGVYYVSEEPRTAIIETAFHLLLFYTDSPGTPFPTQPSEHTAFDVPVKTKTAIDLTAKPFSDASELWMHSSDYEPCQQLEEAARAEDIQLIRYASVRDPDHKPNAAILTCEAFAAPAPTQNQTWRLWFNRTGVHAICEFRGEKFSVSPEQWASDGRLQDLTWT, from the coding sequence ATGGCCTTGCCTATCTGGATTCCAGACGCGCTCCGCTCTGAGCAGTCGCCCGCCCGGAAAACCTACTGGCGCTGCGTGGAGGCGCAACATGTCGTCTCCACGCTTCAGCTTGTCGATACGCTGGATGAGCAACGCCTGCTTGAAGACATTCTGGAAGAAACCAAGCCGCCGGTTCCGCCGGAATGCGAAGGCCTGCATTATCTTTACATGACACCGTTTCGCTACGGGCTTTACCCGAACGGTTCGCGCTTTCGACGAGCCGGACCAACGCCCGGCGTCTACTATGTCTCTGAAGAACCAAGGACCGCGATCATCGAAACCGCGTTTCACCTTCTGCTCTTCTATACGGACTCTCCGGGCACGCCCTTTCCAACCCAGCCAAGCGAACACACGGCGTTCGATGTACCCGTCAAAACAAAAACCGCCATCGACCTGACAGCAAAGCCGTTCTCAGACGCCAGCGAACTCTGGATGCACTCGTCAGACTACGAGCCTTGCCAGCAACTCGAAGAGGCTGCGCGCGCAGAAGACATACAGCTCATCCGCTATGCGTCCGTCCGAGACCCAGATCACAAACCGAATGCAGCCATCCTGACCTGTGAAGCCTTCGCAGCACCGGCACCGACACAAAACCAGACCTGGCGCCTATGGTTCAACAGGACCGGGGTTCATGCGATCTGTGAGTTTCGAGGGGAGAAATTCAGTGTTTCGCCAGAGCAATGGGCGAGCGACGGGCGGCTGCAAGATCTTACCTGGACTTAG
- a CDS encoding antitoxin Xre/MbcA/ParS toxin-binding domain-containing protein yields the protein MSQTLAVDGQERTRVMTMAVVRAAEKLGLSGKDLATILGVSEPTVSRMRKDEFRLEEGSKAFELGALFVRLFRSLDAITGGDGTVAHAWLRNDNGALGGRPLDQIKTITGLTHGLAYLDSRRAPL from the coding sequence ATGTCACAGACACTTGCCGTAGACGGTCAGGAACGGACACGCGTGATGACCATGGCGGTTGTGCGCGCCGCCGAAAAGCTGGGTCTTTCCGGAAAAGATCTCGCCACGATTCTGGGTGTTTCGGAACCGACCGTGTCTCGGATGAGAAAGGATGAGTTCCGTCTGGAAGAAGGCTCCAAGGCCTTTGAACTTGGCGCGCTGTTCGTTCGCCTGTTTCGCTCGCTTGATGCGATAACAGGCGGCGATGGAACAGTGGCCCATGCCTGGCTACGCAATGATAACGGGGCGCTTGGCGGTCGTCCTCTCGATCAGATCAAGACGATTACAGGACTGACCCATGGCCTTGCCTATCTGGATTCCAGACGCGCTCCGCTCTGA
- a CDS encoding DUF736 domain-containing protein, with product MAQIGTFTVKDGAYTGTIRTMTINVKAQLVPNADKTSDGAPDFRLYAGGAELGAAWRQESKDGETPYLAVKLDDPSFANPMRAAFFENEAEGTGVMVWNRAKAS from the coding sequence ATGGCACAGATTGGAACCTTCACTGTCAAGGATGGCGCCTATACCGGCACCATCCGTACCATGACCATCAACGTGAAAGCGCAGCTTGTTCCCAATGCGGACAAGACAAGCGATGGCGCGCCAGACTTCCGTCTCTATGCTGGCGGCGCCGAACTCGGCGCGGCCTGGCGCCAGGAAAGCAAGGATGGCGAAACGCCATACCTGGCGGTGAAACTGGATGACCCAAGCTTTGCGAATCCGATGCGCGCGGCCTTCTTCGAAAATGAAGCAGAAGGCACCGGCGTTATGGTCTGGAACCGCGCAAAAGCCAGTTGA
- a CDS encoding DUF2274 domain-containing protein, with the protein MTLRLGQLPDRTPVRMNLSVDPDLASALSDYAEIYRQTYGAEEKPEALIPAMLESFLRQDAGFKRARRALHANTGD; encoded by the coding sequence ATGACCCTAAGACTTGGTCAGTTACCCGATCGCACACCGGTCCGCATGAACCTTTCGGTTGATCCAGACCTTGCGAGCGCGCTCAGCGATTACGCGGAAATCTACCGACAGACTTATGGCGCAGAGGAAAAACCCGAAGCGCTGATACCGGCCATGCTGGAGAGTTTTCTCAGGCAGGACGCCGGGTTCAAACGGGCGCGTCGCGCTCTTCATGCCAATACAGGAGATTAG
- a CDS encoding TrbI/VirB10 family protein, protein MTEPIPFDEHAERLKIRSSPKPVTRINRKVLMLGAGLGVLALFAAMSIALKPPTAVDPDARRELYNTKNTRTPEGLGALPASYSDIAPIEDRITRLGPPLSGDLGATMLRAERELGIEPEYVTRVEDDFRPNPVDEAERARRMREAALADEAARAPVFFQLQSETAGQSVADSRPAYRDPALDLGSELLALAALPQGAPSAFGAPADTNLQSRKLAFASEGAGSDIYNPNQVEDPASPYQVMAGTLIPASLVTGINSDLPGTIVAQVTQPVYDTVTGQYVLIPQGSRLIGRYQSEVSFGQNRALVTWDRIIFPDGSSIVISAPGADAQGFAGLSDRTDHHWDRVFIAAGLATILGVGAELGADGDGNIERAIRRGTTDTINQAGQRVVDRNLGIQPTIKVRPGWPVRVVVTRDLILRPHSQGANP, encoded by the coding sequence ATGACCGAGCCTATCCCTTTTGATGAGCATGCCGAACGGCTGAAGATCCGATCCAGCCCGAAACCCGTCACACGGATCAATCGCAAGGTGTTGATGCTCGGCGCAGGTCTCGGCGTGCTCGCCCTGTTTGCTGCGATGAGCATTGCGCTGAAGCCTCCGACCGCTGTCGACCCGGACGCAAGGCGCGAGCTCTACAACACAAAGAACACAAGAACGCCTGAAGGGCTTGGGGCGCTGCCTGCCAGCTATAGCGACATCGCTCCAATTGAGGATCGCATCACCCGTCTCGGTCCGCCGCTTTCAGGCGATCTCGGCGCGACCATGCTCCGCGCCGAACGCGAACTCGGCATTGAGCCGGAATATGTCACGAGAGTGGAAGACGACTTCCGCCCAAACCCGGTCGATGAAGCCGAACGCGCCCGGCGCATGCGCGAAGCGGCGCTTGCCGATGAGGCCGCCCGCGCGCCGGTCTTTTTCCAGCTGCAATCGGAAACAGCCGGACAATCCGTCGCCGACAGCCGTCCTGCCTATCGCGACCCCGCACTTGATCTTGGCTCGGAACTTCTGGCACTCGCGGCCCTGCCTCAAGGCGCACCATCTGCATTCGGCGCGCCAGCAGATACCAATCTTCAAAGCCGCAAGCTCGCCTTTGCGAGCGAAGGCGCGGGCAGCGACATCTACAATCCGAACCAGGTCGAAGACCCAGCCTCGCCTTATCAGGTCATGGCGGGCACGCTGATCCCGGCCTCGCTTGTCACCGGCATCAACTCTGATCTGCCCGGCACGATCGTCGCGCAGGTGACCCAGCCGGTCTATGACACGGTGACCGGCCAATACGTCCTGATCCCGCAAGGCTCACGCCTCATCGGGCGTTACCAGTCCGAAGTCTCGTTCGGTCAGAACCGGGCGCTGGTCACCTGGGACCGGATCATCTTCCCTGACGGGTCGTCGATTGTGATTTCAGCGCCAGGTGCCGACGCGCAGGGCTTTGCTGGCCTGTCTGACCGCACCGATCACCATTGGGACCGTGTGTTTATCGCGGCAGGCCTGGCGACCATTCTCGGGGTTGGCGCTGAACTCGGCGCGGATGGAGACGGCAACATCGAACGCGCCATAAGGCGCGGCACGACCGATACCATCAATCAGGCCGGTCAACGCGTCGTCGACCGCAATCTTGGCATCCAGCCGACCATAAAAGTGCGCCCCGGCTGGCCGGTGCGCGTGGTTGTTACGCGCGACCTCATTCTCAGACCTCACTCACAAGGAGCAAACCCATGA
- the trbG gene encoding P-type conjugative transfer protein TrbG, producing the protein MLRNILATSALALTTACATTELEPIDAGAFVAAMPIEDDTGYPVEIVETAVPLPLPGQMRAIEAAPPKPRLSPAQAIREGRTSALIEPSVDGYVNAIQVYPYTEGALYRLYASPGHISDVALQPGEELVSVSAGDTVRWVVGDTISGSGNTARAHILVKPISSGIRTNLMIATDRRTYHLESESVDGGYMAALSWRYPADEMAELTARNERAVARHAGSIGRGLTLEELNFDYRLSGDSPTWKPVRVFDDGRQVFIQMPENIISTDMPPLFVLSEDGDAELVNYRVRSNYYVVDRLFRAAELRLGERNQTVVRIARNERRSPLAAIFGG; encoded by the coding sequence ATGCTACGTAATATCCTCGCCACATCCGCCCTCGCGCTCACCACGGCCTGCGCCACAACTGAACTCGAACCGATAGATGCCGGTGCCTTCGTCGCGGCGATGCCGATCGAAGACGACACCGGCTATCCCGTCGAAATCGTAGAGACTGCCGTGCCTCTTCCCTTGCCCGGACAAATGAGAGCGATCGAAGCTGCGCCGCCGAAGCCTCGGCTGTCGCCCGCGCAGGCAATTCGGGAGGGGCGCACCAGCGCCCTGATCGAACCTTCGGTCGATGGTTATGTGAACGCGATCCAGGTCTATCCCTATACAGAAGGCGCGCTCTACCGGCTCTATGCCAGCCCAGGCCATATCAGCGATGTTGCGCTTCAGCCTGGCGAAGAGCTGGTCTCTGTCTCGGCAGGCGATACAGTCCGCTGGGTGGTGGGCGACACGATCTCCGGATCAGGGAATACCGCCCGCGCTCATATTCTCGTGAAACCGATTTCCTCCGGCATCCGTACCAATCTCATGATCGCCACGGACCGGCGCACCTATCACCTCGAATCAGAAAGTGTGGATGGTGGTTACATGGCCGCGCTGTCCTGGCGCTACCCTGCTGACGAGATGGCAGAACTGACGGCACGGAATGAGCGTGCCGTGGCCCGTCATGCTGGCAGTATTGGAAGAGGCCTCACTTTGGAGGAGCTAAACTTTGACTACCGCCTATCCGGCGACAGCCCAACCTGGAAACCGGTACGGGTCTTCGATGACGGTCGCCAAGTCTTCATCCAGATGCCCGAAAACATCATATCCACAGATATGCCGCCTCTCTTCGTGCTCAGCGAAGACGGCGACGCCGAACTCGTAAACTACCGTGTGCGCAGCAATTATTATGTCGTAGACCGGCTGTTCCGCGCTGCAGAGCTTCGGCTTGGTGAGCGGAACCAAACCGTGGTGCGCATTGCGCGAAATGAGCGCCGTTCACCTCTGGCTGCGATCTTCGGGGGCTGA
- the trbF gene encoding conjugal transfer protein TrbF — translation MVFKRSSTSYGRSPFPETPYQKAGQVWDERMGAARVQARNWRLMALGCLGLCFVTSSALVWRSMQSAVTPYVVEVDETGAARAVAPATERYTPTDAQIAHHLAGFIKNVRGLSVDPVVVRENWLRAYDFVTDRASTTLNQYAQENDPFADVGRKSRTVDVISVVRVSDDSFQARWIEKTYENGALMQVQRFTGNFNIITQPPTDAKTLRANPLGLYVHALNWGQDLITGE, via the coding sequence ATGGTCTTCAAACGATCCTCCACAAGCTATGGGCGGAGCCCATTTCCTGAAACGCCTTATCAGAAGGCTGGCCAGGTCTGGGACGAACGGATGGGCGCTGCCCGCGTGCAGGCCAGGAACTGGCGGCTGATGGCGCTTGGCTGCTTGGGGCTCTGCTTCGTAACCTCTAGCGCGCTCGTCTGGCGTTCAATGCAATCGGCGGTCACGCCTTATGTGGTCGAAGTCGATGAGACAGGCGCGGCCCGCGCTGTGGCGCCAGCGACGGAACGCTACACCCCGACCGACGCTCAGATCGCTCATCACCTGGCAGGATTTATCAAAAATGTGCGCGGGCTTTCCGTTGATCCGGTCGTCGTGCGCGAGAACTGGCTGCGAGCCTATGACTTTGTCACGGACCGGGCGTCCACCACGCTTAATCAGTATGCGCAGGAGAATGACCCTTTTGCCGATGTGGGGCGCAAGTCCCGCACCGTGGATGTGATCAGCGTAGTGCGCGTCTCCGATGACAGCTTCCAGGCCCGCTGGATCGAGAAGACCTATGAAAACGGCGCGCTCATGCAGGTGCAGCGCTTCACCGGCAATTTCAACATCATCACGCAACCGCCGACTGACGCAAAGACCCTCCGCGCCAATCCGCTCGGCCTCTATGTCCATGCCCTCAACTGGGGACAGGACCTCATTACAGGAGAATGA
- the trbL gene encoding P-type conjugative transfer protein TrbL has product MDVIDTFLATFIAYIDSGFGLLAGDVAYLTTTLIAIDITLAGLFWALSQNTDVIAGLLKKVLYVGFFAFIIGNFSLLANIVFDSFAQLGVTAGGGTMTAADLLRPGFIAGVGFDAAQPLLAEISDMLGPISFFHNFIMIAVMFIAWAIIMVAFFVLAVQLFITILEFKLTTLAGFVLVPFALWNKSAFLAERVLGNVITSGIKLMVLAVIIGIGSTLFSSVTDAFRTGDDVTLAQVMGTVLAAIVFFWMGIFAPGVASGLITGAPQLGAGSAAGAAAGVAAGTYVAGAGGRAAIGAAAGGASSAVKAGASMAGAARTSYTLGSVASGASGVGAVAAGVAGMARAGGDAVRRAASRPAQSMREAYRRGSQGAWRATGGSGGSDASTSSSSSSSPGWERRMQARQNASQAGQMAAHSLREGDRGSSGAAPQLNDKDD; this is encoded by the coding sequence ATGGATGTGATCGACACCTTCCTCGCGACCTTCATCGCTTACATCGACAGCGGGTTCGGCCTGCTGGCGGGGGATGTCGCCTATCTGACGACCACGCTGATTGCGATCGACATTACGCTCGCCGGGCTCTTCTGGGCGCTGAGCCAGAACACCGACGTGATCGCCGGTCTCCTGAAGAAGGTGCTCTATGTGGGCTTCTTCGCTTTCATCATCGGCAACTTCTCGCTTCTCGCCAATATCGTGTTCGACAGTTTTGCGCAGCTCGGCGTGACCGCAGGTGGCGGAACGATGACGGCGGCGGATTTGCTCCGTCCAGGGTTTATCGCCGGTGTTGGCTTTGACGCAGCGCAGCCGCTGCTCGCCGAGATCAGCGACATGCTTGGACCCATCAGCTTCTTCCACAACTTCATCATGATCGCAGTGATGTTCATCGCCTGGGCGATCATCATGGTGGCCTTCTTCGTGCTCGCCGTGCAGCTCTTCATCACCATTCTGGAATTCAAACTGACGACGCTTGCCGGTTTTGTGCTTGTGCCCTTCGCGCTCTGGAACAAGTCTGCGTTCCTCGCCGAGCGCGTCCTTGGAAATGTCATCACGTCGGGCATCAAGCTGATGGTCCTCGCCGTCATCATCGGTATCGGCTCGACGCTCTTTTCCTCCGTGACCGATGCGTTCCGCACCGGCGATGATGTGACCCTTGCGCAGGTCATGGGCACGGTGCTGGCCGCCATAGTGTTTTTCTGGATGGGAATCTTTGCGCCTGGCGTGGCGTCAGGCCTCATCACCGGCGCACCGCAGCTCGGCGCGGGTTCAGCCGCAGGCGCGGCTGCCGGTGTTGCGGCAGGCACCTATGTCGCCGGTGCAGGCGGGCGCGCGGCAATTGGCGCAGCAGCGGGCGGCGCTTCAAGCGCCGTCAAAGCTGGCGCCAGTATGGCTGGTGCGGCACGCACCTCATATACGCTCGGCTCTGTTGCGTCTGGTGCGTCCGGCGTCGGCGCTGTGGCAGCAGGTGTCGCGGGCATGGCCCGCGCGGGCGGAGACGCTGTGCGCCGGGCTGCAAGCAGACCCGCTCAATCCATGCGCGAGGCTTACCGGCGTGGCAGTCAGGGCGCATGGCGCGCGACCGGCGGTTCCGGTGGGAGCGATGCCTCCACGTCTTCTTCTTCAAGTTCAAGCCCGGGATGGGAGCGCCGGATGCAGGCCCGCCAGAATGCGAGCCAGGCTGGTCAGATGGCCGCCCACAGCCTGCGCGAGGGTGATCGCGGCTCATCAGGCGCCGCCCCGCAACTCAATGACAAGGACGACTAA
- the trbJ gene encoding P-type conjugative transfer protein TrbJ — protein sequence MKRLLLSAALCALPMNVFTAPPAAAQLFGGGIVYDPANHTQNILTAVRSLQQINQQIQQLTHEIEMLENMARDLETLPDSIADDILRRMRRIDELMREAEGIGYGVEEIERDYEVIYPEDYGTEPPEHRVLVEEARTRWRQSRTAYRESLLVTAEVVSSARADSESLDRLIAGSQSAVGNLQVLQAGNQIEALQTEQLMQMEAMMASHYRAEALERARQLAEAERGRARTRAFLGSPD from the coding sequence ATGAAACGTCTTCTTCTATCCGCCGCCCTATGCGCACTTCCAATGAACGTGTTCACAGCGCCACCCGCAGCCGCGCAATTGTTTGGCGGCGGGATCGTCTACGATCCGGCGAACCATACTCAGAACATTCTGACGGCGGTTCGGTCCCTCCAGCAGATCAATCAGCAAATCCAGCAACTCACCCATGAGATCGAGATGCTGGAGAACATGGCGCGCGATCTGGAAACACTCCCCGACAGCATCGCTGATGACATTCTCCGCCGTATGCGTCGTATCGACGAGTTGATGCGCGAGGCTGAAGGCATCGGTTATGGCGTCGAAGAGATCGAACGCGACTATGAAGTGATCTACCCGGAGGATTACGGAACTGAACCGCCAGAGCACCGCGTACTCGTCGAAGAGGCCCGAACAAGATGGCGTCAGTCCCGCACCGCGTATCGCGAAAGCCTCCTGGTCACCGCAGAAGTCGTCTCCTCTGCGCGCGCCGATAGCGAAAGTCTCGACCGCCTAATCGCGGGCAGCCAGTCGGCTGTCGGCAATCTCCAGGTTCTGCAGGCGGGCAACCAGATCGAGGCGCTGCAGACCGAGCAGCTCATGCAGATGGAAGCCATGATGGCCTCGCACTACCGCGCCGAAGCGCTTGAGCGTGCCCGCCAGCTTGCTGAAGCCGAACGTGGCCGCGCCCGCACGCGCGCCTTTCTTGGGTCTCCCGACTAA
- the trbE gene encoding conjugal transfer protein TrbE → MLNLKEYADTPTLLADYLPWACMVAPGVVLNKDGSFQTTFRYRGPDLESSTEEELVSVMARVNNVLRRFGSGWALFFEAQRHEVHDYPEAEFLDALSWLVDQERALQAEESGTRFESSYYLTLLWLPPADATGRAEKALIQRAETEDAATWRHRLETFQQHADRVFDLLSTCLAEIAKLSDDETLTYLHSTISTKRHPVVTPELPVFLDAVLADEPFAGGLEPMIGEAHLRTLTILGFPASTLPGILDELNRQGFAYRWATRFISMDKAEAEKVLGKKRRHWFAKRKSIGAVLRETMFNEQAALVDNDADNKAGDADAALQELGSDLVSYGYVTTTITVADPDRRTVDEHIRIAERIVNGRGFTAIKETLNAVDAWLGSLPGHPYANVRQPILHTLNLAHMVPLSAVWAGEDTNRHLQAPALIQAQTDGTTPFRLNLHIGDVGHTLVVGPTGAGKSVLLSLLALQWKRYERAQVFIFDKGRSARAATLAMGGAHIDLGSSNAPSLQPLNDIDRETGASFAADWIAGLCTNEGLRLTPDLKARLWDAIQSLSSAPESERTLTGLSLMLQDETLKSALHPFTLEGPHGRLIDADHESLTLADTVCFEMEELMHAKGAVAPVITYLFHRLEARFDGKPTLLILDEAWLFLDDPMFAARIREWLKTLRKKNVSVVFATQSLADIANSSIAPALVESCPTRIFLPNERAQEPQSKETYQRFGLNARQIELISRATPKRDYYYQSPLGARVFDLGLGPIALSICGASAPEDQALLDRVFAETTSDDFAECWLHEKGLPWAAEFLARWPGHAPEVSEPFPPSHAIAAE, encoded by the coding sequence ATGCTGAACCTGAAAGAATATGCAGACACGCCTACACTGCTTGCCGATTATCTGCCCTGGGCCTGTATGGTCGCGCCGGGCGTGGTCCTCAACAAGGACGGCTCGTTCCAAACGACGTTCAGATACAGAGGTCCCGACCTCGAAAGCTCGACGGAAGAAGAACTCGTTTCCGTCATGGCGCGGGTGAATAATGTCCTGCGCCGGTTTGGCTCGGGCTGGGCGCTCTTCTTCGAGGCACAGCGCCATGAAGTGCATGACTATCCGGAGGCGGAGTTTCTCGATGCGCTGTCCTGGCTCGTCGATCAGGAACGCGCGCTGCAGGCCGAAGAATCCGGCACAAGGTTTGAGAGTTCCTACTACCTGACACTGCTCTGGCTGCCGCCGGCCGATGCAACAGGCCGCGCCGAGAAGGCGCTGATCCAGCGCGCTGAAACGGAAGACGCCGCGACGTGGCGCCACCGGCTGGAAACCTTCCAGCAGCATGCAGACCGCGTCTTCGATCTGCTTTCCACCTGCCTTGCCGAAATCGCAAAGCTCTCTGATGATGAGACCCTGACCTACCTGCACTCGACCATCTCGACGAAGCGTCACCCGGTCGTCACACCCGAGCTTCCGGTCTTCCTCGACGCCGTTCTTGCCGATGAACCCTTCGCAGGCGGGCTCGAACCCATGATCGGCGAAGCCCACCTACGCACACTGACCATTCTAGGCTTCCCCGCCTCGACACTGCCCGGCATTCTCGACGAGTTGAACCGGCAGGGCTTTGCCTATCGCTGGGCCACGCGGTTCATCTCTATGGACAAGGCCGAGGCCGAAAAAGTTCTCGGCAAGAAGCGTCGCCACTGGTTTGCCAAGCGCAAGTCGATCGGTGCGGTGCTGCGCGAGACCATGTTCAATGAACAGGCGGCGCTCGTTGACAATGACGCCGACAACAAGGCCGGTGATGCCGATGCTGCGCTTCAGGAACTCGGTTCAGACCTTGTCTCCTATGGGTACGTCACCACCACGATCACCGTCGCTGATCCTGACCGGCGCACGGTCGACGAACACATCCGGATCGCTGAGCGTATCGTGAATGGCCGCGGCTTCACCGCGATCAAGGAAACCCTGAACGCGGTCGATGCCTGGCTCGGCTCATTGCCCGGTCACCCTTACGCCAATGTGCGCCAACCCATCCTCCACACGCTGAACCTTGCCCATATGGTCCCGCTCTCAGCGGTCTGGGCGGGCGAAGACACAAATCGCCATTTGCAAGCCCCGGCACTGATCCAGGCACAGACCGATGGCACCACACCGTTCCGGCTGAACCTGCATATTGGCGATGTTGGCCATACGCTCGTGGTCGGCCCGACCGGCGCGGGCAAGTCGGTCCTACTCTCTCTGCTCGCCTTGCAATGGAAGCGCTACGAGAGGGCCCAAGTCTTCATCTTCGACAAGGGACGGTCTGCCCGCGCCGCCACACTCGCCATGGGCGGCGCACATATTGATCTTGGCAGCAGCAATGCCCCAAGCCTGCAGCCGCTCAATGACATAGACAGAGAGACAGGCGCGAGCTTCGCCGCTGACTGGATCGCCGGGCTCTGCACGAATGAAGGCTTGCGCCTAACGCCAGACCTCAAAGCCAGACTATGGGATGCCATCCAGTCTCTCAGCTCAGCGCCTGAATCCGAACGGACGCTGACAGGCCTCAGCCTGATGCTGCAGGACGAGACGCTCAAATCCGCACTGCATCCCTTCACGCTTGAAGGCCCGCATGGCCGCCTGATCGACGCCGACCATGAAAGCCTCACGCTGGCCGATACGGTCTGCTTCGAGATGGAAGAGCTGATGCATGCAAAGGGCGCGGTGGCGCCGGTCATCACCTATCTCTTCCACCGGCTTGAGGCCCGCTTCGATGGCAAGCCAACACTGCTCATACTGGATGAAGCCTGGCTGTTCCTCGATGATCCGATGTTTGCCGCGCGCATCCGCGAATGGTTGAAGACCCTGCGCAAGAAAAACGTCTCTGTCGTCTTTGCCACGCAAAGCCTTGCAGACATTGCCAACTCAAGCATTGCCCCGGCGCTTGTGGAATCCTGCCCGACACGCATCTTCCTCCCGAATGAACGCGCACAGGAGCCGCAATCCAAAGAAACCTATCAGCGCTTCGGCCTCAATGCACGCCAGATCGAGCTGATCAGCCGCGCCACGCCCAAACGCGACTACTACTATCAGTCGCCGCTGGGCGCGCGCGTGTTCGACCTGGGCCTCGGGCCCATTGCACTCTCGATATGCGGCGCATCAGCGCCGGAAGATCAGGCGCTGCTCGACCGCGTGTTCGCAGAAACGACAAGCGATGACTTCGCCGAATGCTGGTTGCACGAAAAGGGCTTGCCCTGGGCAGCCGAGTTTCTGGCCCGCTGGCCCGGCCATGCGCCCGAAGTGTCCGAACCCTTCCCACCCTCTCACGCCATCGCTGCCGAATAG
- a CDS encoding VirB3 family type IV secretion system protein has protein sequence MAEGYEIPLHRSLTEPILMAGAPRSAAIAIGTLAAALALGLRLWIPGLLLWVLGHSAAVFMARSDPDFMAVASRSVHNKEHLSC, from the coding sequence ATGGCTGAGGGCTATGAAATCCCGCTCCATCGCTCGCTGACCGAGCCAATCCTGATGGCGGGTGCGCCGCGCAGCGCCGCTATCGCCATCGGGACACTGGCAGCAGCCCTCGCGCTCGGTCTGAGGCTCTGGATACCGGGGCTCCTCTTGTGGGTGCTTGGCCATTCCGCCGCCGTGTTCATGGCGCGCAGCGATCCGGATTTCATGGCTGTGGCCAGTCGCTCGGTGCATAACAAGGAGCATCTGTCATGCTGA
- a CDS encoding TrbC/VirB2 family protein, with the protein MILYNQLRTVNRTVQVAAAIGIGLLLAGPAHAAGSGMPWEGPLDQILQSIEGPVARIVAVIIITLTGLTLAFGETSGGMRKLIQIVFGLSIAFAATSFFLTFFSFGGGALI; encoded by the coding sequence ATGATTCTCTATAATCAACTTCGTACCGTGAACCGGACGGTTCAGGTCGCCGCTGCGATCGGCATTGGGCTGCTCCTCGCGGGCCCCGCCCATGCGGCTGGTTCGGGCATGCCCTGGGAAGGCCCGCTGGATCAGATCCTCCAGTCGATTGAAGGACCAGTCGCCCGGATTGTTGCCGTGATCATCATCACCCTGACCGGTCTGACGCTGGCTTTCGGTGAAACCAGCGGCGGCATGCGCAAGCTGATCCAGATCGTCTTCGGCCTGTCGATTGCCTTCGCAGCGACGAGCTTCTTCCTGACCTTCTTCAGCTTTGGCGGCGGAGCGCTGATCTGA